In the genome of Fulvivirga maritima, one region contains:
- a CDS encoding isoaspartyl peptidase/L-asparaginase → MIGADNYANNLSCAVSCTGSGEFFIRGVVAYDFSCLIEFKGLSLTEACQKVIHQCLSKIGDDGGLIAVDR, encoded by the coding sequence ATGATCGGAGCTGACAACTACGCGAACAATCTCTCCTGCGCAGTATCATGCACCGGCAGTGGTGAGTTCTTTATCCGTGGTGTTGTAGCCTATGATTTCAGCTGCCTGATAGAATTTAAAGGCTTAAGCCTCACTGAAGCATGTCAGAAAGTTATTCATCAATGTTTGTCCAAAATTGGCGACGATGGTGGCCTAATAGCCGTTGACAGGTAA
- a CDS encoding bestrophin family ion channel: MKDGGRREKYGGEIVNDSRTLILQLQMYLNTGNKEIQIMGLRQISWCYCLGRYLRKTESEKTLQESLSEHDFKLLKDHKHIPLNILSLQSVSIKRLFEKKELDKFSQIKIEETIARLTASMGKCERIKNTVFPTIYRYGLHATIYLFVVFLSLSVAFELQHFILQFFILLIVSTVFFFLEKAAFRMQDPFENIATDTPMTSIAEAIENNIMELLNKEVISAVEQENNKFYVL, translated from the coding sequence ATGAAAGATGGTGGGAGGCGCGAAAAATATGGGGGGGAAATTGTGAATGATAGCAGAACATTAATTTTGCAATTACAGATGTACTTGAATACTGGAAATAAAGAAATACAAATTATGGGTCTCAGGCAAATAAGCTGGTGTTACTGCTTGGGAAGATACCTCAGAAAAACCGAATCCGAAAAGACGCTACAAGAATCACTATCAGAACATGATTTTAAGCTACTCAAAGACCATAAGCACATACCATTAAATATTCTATCGTTACAAAGTGTTAGCATCAAAAGACTATTTGAGAAAAAAGAGCTTGATAAATTTTCACAAATTAAAATTGAAGAGACAATAGCAAGGCTGACAGCATCTATGGGTAAATGTGAAAGAATAAAAAACACGGTATTTCCAACTATTTATAGATATGGTCTGCATGCAACCATTTATTTGTTTGTAGTCTTTTTATCATTATCGGTGGCCTTTGAATTACAACACTTTATACTTCAGTTTTTTATCCTATTAATCGTATCTACTGTCTTTTTCTTTTTAGAAAAAGCTGCATTTAGAATGCAGGATCCCTTTGAAAATATCGCTACAGACACACCTATGACTTCTATTGCAGAAGCAATTGAAAATAATATTATGGAATTGCTTAATAAAGAAGTAATTTCAGCCGTTGAGCAGGAAAATAACAAATTTTATGTTTTATAA
- a CDS encoding SDR family oxidoreductase has translation MNKTIFITGASSGLGKACAKLFASKGWTVIATMRQTEKETELIDLPNIHLLKLDLNDAQQVAGIAAKAEKISPVDVVLNNAGYGLMGPFEGTTEEQIAQQINTNFLGTILITKSFLPYLRKRKKGSVISVTSSTANIPYPFVAVYAATKSALETWTEGMSYELSHFGIAIKTIVPAYMQTSFGSNAQLVSHPNYQDIFDHYMKAMRADASTKRDSPESIAEVIYEAALNNDGQLHHTAGDLSNTEYEWLRKDGVENVMEAMKERFFGKLA, from the coding sequence ATGAACAAGACTATTTTTATCACAGGTGCTTCATCAGGTTTAGGAAAGGCTTGCGCTAAATTATTCGCTTCAAAAGGCTGGACCGTTATTGCTACTATGAGGCAAACGGAAAAAGAAACTGAACTTATAGATCTGCCAAACATACATCTTTTAAAGTTAGATCTCAACGACGCGCAACAAGTAGCCGGGATAGCTGCAAAAGCAGAAAAAATAAGTCCGGTAGATGTAGTATTGAATAATGCGGGATATGGATTGATGGGACCTTTTGAAGGAACCACCGAAGAACAAATAGCTCAACAAATCAATACTAATTTTTTAGGAACCATACTGATTACAAAATCCTTTCTTCCCTATCTAAGAAAACGAAAAAAGGGTTCCGTTATTAGCGTAACCTCTTCCACGGCCAATATTCCTTATCCGTTCGTAGCTGTTTATGCAGCCACAAAGTCTGCCTTGGAAACTTGGACAGAGGGCATGAGTTATGAATTAAGCCACTTCGGAATAGCCATTAAAACGATAGTACCTGCTTACATGCAGACAAGTTTTGGCAGCAATGCACAACTTGTTTCTCACCCCAATTATCAAGATATCTTTGATCATTACATGAAGGCTATGCGTGCAGATGCATCTACTAAACGTGATAGCCCAGAAAGCATTGCTGAAGTCATTTATGAAGCAGCTCTAAATAATGACGGCCAATTGCATCACACAGCAGGCGATCTTTCTAATACAGAATATGAGTGGCTCAGAAAGGACGGAGTAGAAAATGTAATGGAAGCCATGAAAGAGCGCTTTTTCGGAAAATTGGCTTAA
- a CDS encoding tetratricopeptide repeat protein, with the protein MTKEKASQEINWKQIVITSIITGLVSLAVAIVVFFYTTEKTELTYEEFPISTFQSNETELSIVNYTIKNRGQKKAENVKLYIELPPTSRIKEPKIESNNPLVEFNIVKQEKNLIIYQVNSLYQFDNLNLSLLVENLTNKNDIKIEVRGNNSVGTLNDNNEKNISPVVLYITLVLVIIFIILLIVLISTARKATKAFKFFRKRLNEESEIEDRKVADILTQGVDYCDMGMSEESMKVLLKGKYLHPESSAIHSNLARAYARNGQMEKAIIEYNIAEKLIKGETDEMIFNYTKAHYFALNNDKESMIRHLKKAKDIDKERVTEKIMLDDEFGSYKNDDEFLALNE; encoded by the coding sequence ATGACAAAAGAAAAAGCTAGTCAAGAAATTAATTGGAAACAAATTGTAATTACCTCAATAATTACAGGACTCGTTTCCCTAGCAGTTGCGATTGTAGTGTTTTTCTACACTACTGAAAAAACGGAGCTTACTTATGAAGAATTTCCTATTTCGACATTTCAAAGTAATGAAACTGAATTGTCAATAGTGAATTATACAATTAAGAATAGAGGTCAAAAAAAAGCTGAAAATGTTAAGCTTTATATCGAGCTACCTCCAACTAGCAGAATTAAAGAACCCAAAATTGAATCAAACAATCCTCTTGTTGAATTTAACATTGTCAAACAGGAAAAAAACTTAATTATCTATCAGGTTAACTCGCTATACCAATTTGACAATTTAAACCTTTCACTTTTAGTTGAAAACCTAACAAATAAAAATGATATAAAAATTGAAGTTCGAGGAAATAATAGTGTCGGAACGTTAAACGATAATAACGAAAAGAATATATCACCTGTTGTTCTTTACATAACGCTCGTTCTAGTTATTATTTTCATTATTCTTTTAATCGTTTTAATATCAACAGCTAGAAAAGCAACAAAGGCATTTAAATTCTTTAGAAAGAGATTAAATGAAGAATCTGAAATTGAAGACAGAAAAGTCGCAGACATCTTAACACAAGGGGTTGATTACTGTGATATGGGGATGAGTGAAGAATCAATGAAGGTATTATTAAAAGGAAAGTATTTACATCCTGAATCGTCAGCTATTCATTCGAATCTAGCGAGAGCATATGCTCGAAATGGCCAAATGGAAAAAGCCATTATTGAGTATAACATAGCTGAAAAATTAATAAAAGGTGAAACCGATGAAATGATATTCAACTATACTAAGGCTCATTACTTTGCTTTGAATAATGACAAAGAATCAATGATTAGACATCTAAAAAAGGCAAAGGATATTGACAAAGAAAGAGTTACAGAGAAAATTATGCTTGATGACGAATTTGGCAGTTATAAAAATGATGACGAATTCCTTGCATTGAATGAATAA
- a CDS encoding Crp/Fnr family transcriptional regulator, whose product MEEFIEYILQFGDLNRQQIDLINNKAKEVVLNKNEYFAEAGKVLKQVGFIVDGILRICYYNNKGEEITKIFMEENHLLYNLNNTPSTEYIQAATDCKLLVFSNKDWKEISDTIIAWDSIIQKIANKALVQKLQRVSPLISQDATTRYLEFMEKYPTLANRIPLSYIASYLGVTQQSLSRIRKNIR is encoded by the coding sequence ATGGAAGAGTTTATAGAATACATATTACAGTTCGGCGACTTGAACAGGCAGCAAATTGACCTCATTAATAATAAAGCCAAAGAAGTAGTGCTCAATAAAAACGAGTATTTTGCAGAAGCTGGCAAAGTGTTAAAGCAGGTAGGCTTCATAGTGGATGGTATACTTCGTATTTGCTACTACAATAACAAAGGCGAAGAAATCACCAAGATTTTTATGGAAGAAAACCATTTACTCTATAATCTGAATAATACGCCTTCCACAGAATACATCCAGGCGGCTACAGATTGTAAACTACTGGTATTTTCCAACAAGGACTGGAAAGAAATCTCAGATACCATCATAGCCTGGGATAGCATAATCCAAAAAATTGCCAATAAAGCACTTGTTCAAAAACTGCAAAGAGTGAGTCCGCTTATATCTCAGGATGCCACTACCCGTTATCTGGAGTTTATGGAAAAATACCCCACACTGGCCAACCGAATACCTCTTTCATACATCGCCTCCTATTTAGGTGTCACCCAGCAATCTTTGAGTAGAATAAGAAAAAATATACGGTAA
- a CDS encoding isoaspartyl peptidase/L-asparaginase — translation MEKSEPLFLSGKGAEEFAREMAAILKTPLIFLMNFDINSGRL, via the coding sequence GTGGAAAAATCAGAGCCTTTATTTTTGTCAGGTAAGGGTGCTGAAGAATTTGCTCGTGAAATGGCTGCAATTTTGAAGACGCCTCTTATTTTTTTGATGAATTTTGATATAAACAGTGGCCGACTTTAA
- a CDS encoding transposase produces the protein MKRARREFDKEFKQMAVNLCLSGKSTREVADELGLRTELVTRWKREYNEYKEGSFSGHGNQNLTSEQKEIARLKRELREAQLERDILKKAVSIFSKGDNKYSGS, from the coding sequence ATGAAAAGAGCAAGAAGAGAGTTTGACAAGGAGTTTAAACAGATGGCAGTGAACCTGTGCCTGTCAGGAAAAAGTACAAGAGAAGTAGCTGATGAGCTTGGTTTAAGGACTGAGCTGGTTACCCGATGGAAACGTGAATACAATGAGTACAAAGAAGGTAGTTTTTCAGGTCATGGTAATCAGAATTTAACCTCAGAACAAAAGGAGATAGCCCGTTTAAAACGAGAACTGCGTGAAGCCCAACTAGAAAGGGATATTTTAAAAAAGGCAGTAAGCATCTTCTCCAAGGGAGACAACAAATATTCCGGTTCATAA
- a CDS encoding IS3 family transposase, translating into MFRFIKEYNHRFGVERMCKVLKVSRSGFYNWSNRRPSMRKLENEKVSACIRTIHSNSRGRYGSPKITEELRDLGWRISRPRVARIMRNQGIRSIICRKFRGTTTQSRHNYPVAKNLLNRDFQANLPGHKWVSDITYIPTGQGWMYLTIIMDLYDRKIIGWSLSRSMACHDTIWPAWRMALINRPITNQLIFHSDRGVQYATYSFSDHLKSKGIQQSMSRKGNCWDNAVAENFFKILKSELVKHTNFYSILQAKNDLFEFIEIWYNRKRKHSHLGYKTPEQFNNHNYSKCA; encoded by the coding sequence ATATTCCGGTTCATAAAGGAATACAACCACAGATTTGGTGTTGAGAGGATGTGTAAAGTACTTAAAGTCAGTAGAAGTGGTTTCTATAATTGGAGCAACAGAAGGCCATCAATGAGAAAGTTGGAGAATGAAAAGGTATCCGCATGTATCAGGACTATACACAGCAATAGCAGAGGAAGGTATGGTAGCCCGAAGATCACCGAGGAGTTACGAGACCTGGGTTGGCGTATCTCTCGCCCCAGAGTGGCCAGGATCATGCGTAACCAGGGCATTAGAAGTATTATTTGCAGAAAGTTCAGAGGAACTACCACCCAATCAAGACACAACTATCCAGTAGCTAAAAACCTATTAAACAGAGATTTTCAGGCAAACCTTCCGGGGCATAAATGGGTCTCTGATATTACATACATCCCCACTGGTCAAGGTTGGATGTATTTAACCATCATTATGGATTTGTACGATCGAAAGATTATAGGATGGTCATTGAGTAGGTCTATGGCGTGCCATGATACAATATGGCCAGCCTGGAGAATGGCTTTAATTAATAGGCCAATAACAAACCAATTAATATTTCATTCCGACCGGGGAGTGCAGTATGCCACCTATTCTTTTTCAGATCACCTCAAAAGTAAGGGTATACAACAAAGCATGAGTAGAAAAGGTAATTGCTGGGATAATGCTGTGGCAGAAAACTTCTTTAAGATACTGAAGTCAGAACTGGTCAAACATACCAATTTCTATAGTATTCTTCAGGCCAAGAATGACCTGTTCGAATTTATAGAAATATGGTATAATAGAAAAAGAAAACATTCGCACTTAGGATATAAGACGCCTGAACAATTTAATAACCATAACTATTCAAAATGTGCTTAA
- a CDS encoding alkene reductase, with protein MKLLAPTQLGDLTLKNKMAMSAMTRSRANQNGVVEDITVQYYTQRASAGLIFTEAINISEQAIGSPFTPGIYTIEQIEAWKKVTDAVHAQGGKVVAQLWHTGRVGHSIDRKGQLPLAPSAIAIPGVQHFTSQGMRDYETPREISVEEIKQTIKDYGQAAKNAMEAGFDGVELHAANGYLPNQFLAESANRRTDEYGGSIPNKARFVLETMQELISAIGGEKVGIKISPFHPYGHMILDNPQETYTYLIEELNKLDFAYVEIMKRSPYFPGPDHYPADDEIELFGKMINKKVIANAGYGRDTAEAELEKGIASVVSFGTLFLANPDLPKRFELQTELNEPDRDTMFGGDAGGYIDYPFLSE; from the coding sequence ATGAAATTATTAGCACCAACACAGTTAGGAGATCTAACATTAAAAAATAAAATGGCTATGTCTGCTATGACAAGAAGCCGTGCCAATCAAAATGGAGTAGTAGAGGATATTACAGTACAATACTATACCCAAAGAGCAAGTGCCGGCCTCATTTTTACAGAGGCAATTAATATTAGTGAACAAGCTATTGGCAGTCCTTTTACGCCCGGTATTTATACAATAGAGCAAATAGAAGCCTGGAAAAAAGTTACTGATGCCGTTCATGCTCAAGGCGGAAAGGTAGTAGCTCAATTATGGCACACAGGTAGGGTAGGGCACTCTATTGATCGTAAGGGGCAACTACCTTTAGCTCCTTCGGCCATTGCAATACCAGGAGTACAGCATTTCACTTCGCAAGGAATGAGAGATTATGAAACGCCACGGGAAATCTCTGTGGAAGAGATTAAGCAAACAATCAAAGACTACGGACAAGCCGCCAAAAACGCTATGGAAGCAGGCTTTGACGGCGTAGAACTTCATGCTGCTAATGGTTATTTGCCCAATCAGTTCCTGGCAGAGAGTGCTAACCGGCGCACGGATGAATATGGGGGGAGTATACCAAATAAAGCCAGATTTGTATTGGAAACGATGCAGGAATTGATAAGTGCTATTGGAGGAGAAAAGGTCGGCATTAAAATCTCACCCTTCCATCCGTACGGTCATATGATATTAGATAATCCTCAGGAAACCTATACTTATCTCATAGAGGAATTGAATAAATTAGATTTTGCCTATGTCGAAATTATGAAGCGTAGCCCTTACTTCCCTGGTCCGGATCACTACCCTGCAGATGACGAGATTGAACTTTTTGGTAAAATGATCAATAAAAAGGTGATTGCTAATGCTGGTTATGGAAGAGATACGGCCGAAGCAGAATTAGAAAAAGGTATTGCCAGCGTGGTTTCATTTGGAACATTATTTTTAGCAAACCCTGATTTGCCAAAGCGTTTTGAATTGCAGACAGAACTCAATGAACCAGATAGAGATACCATGTTTGGTGGCGATGCAGGAGGCTATATAGATTACCCTTTTCTTAGTGAATGA
- a CDS encoding bestrophin family protein, which yields MILKKNIPISYIISELKTPLISVTLIAIASAILPLIFGSFFSEIPINIATTLGVAISILLSYMINQSYERWWEARKIWGGNCE from the coding sequence ATGATCCTAAAGAAAAATATTCCTATATCCTACATCATCAGTGAACTTAAAACCCCTTTAATCTCAGTTACCCTAATTGCTATCGCCTCAGCTATTCTTCCTCTTATTTTCGGTTCATTTTTTTCTGAAATACCTATCAATATTGCCACTACACTAGGCGTAGCTATATCCATACTTCTTTCCTACATGATTAATCAGTCATATGAAAGATGGTGGGAGGCGCGAAAAATATGGGGGGGAAATTGTGAATGA
- a CDS encoding NAD(P)-dependent alcohol dehydrogenase, which produces MKAISYHHFGNTDVLQMIEESKPSVESNQVLIKVKAVSINPMDWKIRKGEMKLMSGSKFPRHTGVDFAGIVEATGSAVTDFKPGDEVFGVVKNNMKDGALSEYVAVPFNLVWKKPAGINFNQAASIPIVGSAALTALEKMGKITSQTKILVNGATGGFGMFLLQLLREKGTHVTAVASTKAIEYAKKWGADVVVDYTKENILTQNQTYDIIVDLSGKMEYAQAKKIMKPKARFLNVAPQPIEIPTSLLKNLFTGKKQVMVLSSPSIKYMNKLINAINDGLQIEVSKVFPFDQSVEAYKYAEKGGVIGKAAIEVS; this is translated from the coding sequence ATGAAAGCGATATCATATCACCATTTTGGAAATACCGATGTTTTACAAATGATAGAAGAATCAAAACCTTCTGTTGAGTCCAATCAGGTTCTCATAAAAGTTAAAGCCGTTTCTATCAATCCTATGGACTGGAAGATCAGGAAAGGCGAAATGAAACTGATGTCCGGATCTAAATTCCCAAGGCATACCGGAGTTGATTTTGCAGGTATTGTGGAAGCTACCGGTAGCGCCGTCACTGATTTCAAACCAGGCGATGAGGTTTTCGGGGTAGTGAAAAACAATATGAAAGACGGTGCCTTGTCTGAGTATGTTGCGGTGCCTTTTAACTTGGTTTGGAAAAAGCCTGCTGGTATCAACTTTAATCAAGCAGCTTCTATTCCTATTGTGGGTTCTGCAGCGTTAACTGCTTTAGAGAAGATGGGGAAGATCACTTCACAGACAAAAATTCTAGTCAATGGTGCCACCGGCGGATTCGGAATGTTTCTGCTGCAATTACTCAGAGAAAAAGGCACTCATGTAACGGCGGTAGCCAGCACAAAAGCCATAGAGTATGCTAAAAAATGGGGAGCTGACGTAGTAGTAGATTATACGAAAGAAAATATCCTGACACAGAATCAAACCTACGATATCATAGTGGATCTGTCAGGGAAAATGGAGTATGCCCAAGCTAAGAAGATCATGAAGCCTAAAGCCCGGTTTCTTAATGTGGCTCCTCAGCCGATTGAAATCCCAACCTCTCTATTAAAGAACCTGTTTACGGGTAAAAAACAGGTCATGGTACTCTCAAGTCCATCAATAAAGTATATGAACAAGCTGATCAATGCAATCAACGATGGTTTGCAGATAGAGGTGAGCAAAGTATTTCCATTTGATCAGTCCGTTGAAGCGTATAAGTACGCTGAAAAAGGCGGCGTTATTGGTAAAGCGGCCATAGAGGTCAGTTAA
- a CDS encoding NmrA family NAD(P)-binding protein, with protein MKKNIVVLGATGTVGSKVSEILVNQGQHVTLIARNTEPLERFRRLGANIIAGDVNDVETLVNAFKNADSAFLILPDNVKAENTRHYQRQVTSNLIKAIEQSGIKHIVNMSSLGSHMHEGNGMMGGTGEQEVRLNQLNEVNVLHIRSAYFMDNFLRTIGLVKHQGINGTVADGDHAIPMIATKDVAKVIAAHLMNLDFKGKSIEPVMGPKDYTYREFTTIIGQAIEKPELPYVQIPVEKAKEIFIGNGFSEDFVDNLIEMGTAVKTGFMNYQQRNQSTITTTTAEDFVQEVYKPIYNN; from the coding sequence ATGAAAAAGAATATAGTAGTACTAGGAGCCACCGGAACGGTAGGCAGTAAAGTTTCAGAAATATTGGTAAACCAAGGGCAGCATGTCACTTTAATTGCAAGAAATACGGAGCCATTGGAAAGGTTTCGTAGGTTGGGTGCAAATATCATAGCGGGCGATGTAAACGATGTTGAAACCTTAGTGAATGCCTTTAAAAATGCTGATAGTGCCTTCCTTATTTTACCTGATAATGTAAAAGCGGAAAATACCCGACACTATCAAAGGCAGGTAACGAGTAACCTGATTAAAGCCATTGAGCAATCAGGAATTAAACACATTGTTAATATGAGCAGCTTGGGGTCTCACATGCATGAAGGCAATGGAATGATGGGCGGAACTGGTGAACAAGAAGTCCGACTCAATCAGTTGAACGAAGTTAATGTATTGCATATTCGCTCGGCCTATTTTATGGATAATTTCTTAAGGACTATTGGCTTAGTGAAACATCAAGGGATTAACGGTACTGTTGCCGATGGAGACCATGCCATCCCTATGATTGCCACTAAGGATGTGGCTAAAGTAATAGCAGCCCATTTGATGAATCTTGATTTCAAGGGTAAAAGCATAGAACCCGTGATGGGCCCTAAGGATTATACCTACCGTGAGTTTACCACCATAATTGGGCAAGCTATTGAAAAGCCCGAATTACCTTATGTTCAGATACCGGTAGAGAAAGCAAAGGAAATCTTTATAGGCAATGGGTTTTCTGAAGATTTTGTTGATAACCTAATTGAAATGGGCACTGCAGTTAAAACCGGATTCATGAACTACCAGCAGAGAAATCAATCTACAATAACCACTACTACAGCGGAAGACTTTGTACAGGAAGTCTATAAGCCGATTTATAATAACTAA